A section of the Acidobacterium capsulatum ATCC 51196 genome encodes:
- a CDS encoding ArsR/SmtB family transcription factor, with amino-acid sequence MDSLDTTFAALSDPTRRAMVERLTRGPATVHGLTEPFDLSQQMISKHIACLVRARIVSKTKRGRESICTLRPEAIKTVSDWAMSYRQYWEESLDKLEAVVNEMKKAEMRDDQQGRK; translated from the coding sequence GTGGATTCTTTAGACACAACCTTTGCCGCCCTCTCTGACCCGACGCGCCGGGCCATGGTGGAGCGGCTCACGCGCGGGCCGGCCACGGTGCATGGGCTGACCGAGCCTTTTGATCTTTCGCAGCAGATGATTTCAAAACACATTGCCTGCCTGGTGCGGGCGCGCATTGTCTCCAAGACCAAACGCGGCCGGGAGAGCATCTGCACGCTCCGGCCCGAGGCCATCAAGACGGTGAGCGACTGGGCGATGAGCTATCGGCAGTACTGGGAAGAGAGTCTGGACAAGCTGGAAGCGGTGGTGAACGAAATGAAAAAAGCGGAGATGAGAGATGACCAACAAGGCAGGAAATGA
- a CDS encoding DUF4232 domain-containing protein — protein sequence MKKTGMAAVMAFVTMGLATAGTAQMPAKKLMKHPKPCPASWLSLALDPENGTFNGMSHSGTLLVLRNLGPMACTVPALPRLRFEDAHHHPLDVTRKAPVGMHPGPVMLPVVVPPNAELTSRLLWVDGDVFGDSSGSGSSASPEYLRVSLRGPVSAPANSDKNARSLRTAFHGTMYGPKGKPPEYTQTPLRRDPAWCGDRK from the coding sequence ATGAAGAAAACAGGGATGGCAGCGGTGATGGCTTTTGTGACGATGGGCCTGGCAACGGCAGGCACGGCGCAGATGCCCGCGAAAAAATTGATGAAACACCCAAAGCCATGCCCGGCCTCGTGGCTCTCACTGGCGCTCGACCCGGAGAACGGCACCTTCAACGGCATGTCGCACAGCGGCACGCTTCTGGTGCTGCGCAATCTGGGCCCCATGGCCTGCACCGTGCCGGCGCTGCCGAGGCTGCGCTTTGAGGACGCGCACCATCATCCCCTCGACGTCACGCGCAAGGCCCCGGTGGGCATGCATCCGGGACCGGTGATGTTGCCGGTCGTGGTTCCGCCCAACGCCGAGCTGACGTCGAGGCTGCTCTGGGTGGATGGAGACGTATTCGGCGACAGCAGCGGCAGTGGCAGCTCGGCCAGCCCGGAGTATCTGCGGGTTTCGCTGCGGGGGCCGGTGAGCGCCCCGGCGAACAGCGATAAGAATGCCCGCAGTCTGCGCACAGCCTTTCACGGCACGATGTACGGCCCGAAGGGCAAGCCGCCGGAGTACACGCAGACGCCGCTGCGGAGGGATCCGGCCTGGTGCGGAGACAGGAAATAG
- a CDS encoding Rne/Rng family ribonuclease, with protein sequence MAKEICISSTPHETRLAILEDDQLAEIYYERENEYTLAGSIYKGRVTRVLPGMQSAFVDIGLERDAFLYVTDFLEEQEDSDEYERVSTGQRPQAQQRAQSSQSQPSASQSQSQSPAQRAEAAPGGEAESGDGEDARGARRWRGRRGRRRGVRGRGQQEETSESTGLEAAPGEVEAVEFSAAAEPAASPDAYRAVHREHHEAVAHHHAPAETEEAAHTPFVLPGESLSRYGGKPAGSGSSSEGTESAKPKAEVFAKPSTLVEAPITDWDGGFVLPGESISRRRKGAATAPVESLPESAPEPEVIAAPAAEAVPVAEAVEVPAPAEIAAVAEAPEAQAAVEAIEEATEADAVHEAVEAAAPAATPVEEHLDGIEEVVEEVHEFEPEEGSASHRVDPSAPSEFRISPPESEDFHEETEDEDEDETEEVTEEVTVAAEPEPEVSHEEADAIADATHEAAEAAAAPGETDIYGLAAGAGVFEEEEIDDDEYDFELLHDPAFEEHEADDLEEETLDQGAYLGEVVREAHLEERLGVSDGEEEDAAEEEDDEDEQGFAEVSEDFDEDAAESEEESGEPRAAAPARREGRKFDRRRGRQGGGRQRHGGGGGHRRASVQTMDLPIISDLLKQGQEILVQIAKEPIAKKGARITSHIALPGRFLVFMPTVNHVGVSRKISSDEERQRLKRILISEKGDATGGFIVRTAAEGAGEDELRADIRFLINLWNEIKERSDSGKAPALIYHDLNLVERILRDQVSEEFSTIWVDSETDYERIVRFLNRFQPSLVRRVKLYTKEMPLFEQFGIQDEITKALKSKVWLKSGGSIVINQTEALVAIDINTGKYVGKTARLEDTIVKTNLDAIPEIVRQIRLRDLGGIIVIDFIDMDERKNRHKVLQALEEELKHDRAPSKVLQFNDFGLVAITRKRVKQSLERTLSIPCNICTGTGMVKSPATVANEIYVEMRKMQRHLENKDVLLRVNPEVVKTLKASGGRWLNELEEMTGKTIIVKSDPTLHPEQFDIH encoded by the coding sequence ATGGCAAAGGAAATATGCATCTCCAGCACGCCGCATGAAACGCGTCTGGCGATTCTTGAAGACGATCAGCTCGCAGAGATTTACTACGAGCGCGAAAACGAATATACCCTCGCGGGTTCCATCTATAAGGGCCGCGTCACCCGCGTGTTGCCCGGCATGCAGTCGGCTTTCGTCGACATTGGTCTCGAACGCGACGCATTCCTTTACGTCACCGACTTTCTTGAGGAGCAGGAAGACTCCGACGAGTACGAGCGCGTCTCCACGGGCCAGCGTCCGCAGGCCCAGCAGCGCGCCCAGTCTTCGCAGTCCCAGCCGTCCGCGTCCCAGTCCCAGAGTCAGTCCCCGGCTCAGCGGGCCGAGGCCGCACCGGGTGGCGAAGCTGAATCGGGCGACGGTGAAGATGCGCGTGGCGCGCGCCGCTGGCGTGGCCGCCGTGGCCGCCGCCGTGGCGTGCGTGGCCGCGGGCAGCAGGAAGAAACATCCGAGAGCACGGGCCTCGAAGCAGCGCCGGGAGAAGTGGAAGCCGTAGAGTTCTCCGCCGCCGCCGAGCCGGCCGCATCCCCGGATGCATATCGGGCCGTCCACCGGGAGCATCACGAGGCTGTTGCGCACCATCATGCGCCTGCCGAGACTGAAGAGGCCGCCCACACGCCGTTTGTGCTGCCCGGCGAATCGCTCTCCCGCTACGGCGGCAAGCCTGCCGGTTCCGGGTCGTCCTCCGAGGGCACAGAATCTGCCAAGCCGAAGGCCGAAGTCTTCGCCAAGCCCTCCACGCTGGTCGAAGCGCCCATCACCGATTGGGACGGCGGCTTCGTGCTGCCGGGCGAGTCCATCTCGCGCCGCCGCAAAGGCGCGGCCACGGCTCCTGTGGAATCGCTTCCAGAGAGCGCCCCGGAACCCGAGGTGATCGCCGCGCCCGCTGCCGAAGCTGTCCCCGTTGCTGAAGCTGTCGAAGTGCCCGCTCCCGCCGAAATCGCGGCTGTAGCCGAGGCGCCTGAAGCGCAGGCCGCCGTCGAGGCCATCGAAGAAGCCACCGAAGCCGATGCGGTTCATGAAGCCGTAGAAGCCGCTGCGCCCGCCGCCACGCCGGTCGAAGAACATCTGGATGGGATCGAAGAGGTCGTCGAGGAAGTGCACGAGTTTGAGCCCGAAGAAGGCTCGGCCTCGCACCGCGTCGATCCCTCGGCCCCGAGCGAATTCCGCATCAGCCCGCCCGAGTCTGAAGACTTTCACGAGGAAACGGAAGACGAAGACGAAGACGAGACCGAGGAAGTGACCGAAGAAGTTACGGTGGCTGCCGAGCCCGAGCCGGAAGTCTCGCACGAAGAAGCCGATGCCATCGCCGACGCCACGCACGAGGCGGCCGAAGCCGCTGCCGCGCCCGGCGAAACCGATATCTACGGCCTTGCCGCCGGGGCCGGCGTCTTTGAAGAAGAAGAGATCGACGACGACGAATACGACTTTGAGCTGCTGCACGACCCGGCCTTTGAAGAGCACGAGGCCGACGATCTCGAAGAGGAGACGCTCGATCAGGGCGCTTACCTCGGCGAAGTGGTGCGTGAGGCACATCTGGAAGAGCGCCTCGGCGTCTCCGATGGCGAAGAAGAAGACGCAGCCGAAGAAGAGGACGACGAAGACGAGCAGGGCTTTGCCGAAGTCAGCGAAGACTTTGACGAAGACGCCGCTGAGTCGGAAGAGGAGTCCGGCGAGCCTCGCGCCGCCGCGCCCGCCCGCCGCGAAGGCCGCAAGTTTGACCGCCGCCGTGGCCGCCAGGGTGGTGGACGCCAGCGTCATGGCGGAGGCGGCGGCCATCGCCGCGCTTCTGTGCAGACGATGGACCTGCCCATCATCAGCGACCTGCTGAAGCAAGGGCAGGAGATCCTGGTGCAGATTGCCAAGGAGCCGATCGCCAAGAAGGGCGCGCGCATCACCAGCCACATCGCGCTCCCCGGGCGCTTCCTGGTCTTCATGCCCACCGTCAATCACGTCGGCGTCTCGCGCAAAATCTCTTCTGATGAAGAGCGCCAGCGCCTCAAGCGCATTTTGATCAGCGAGAAGGGCGACGCGACCGGCGGCTTCATCGTGCGCACCGCCGCTGAAGGCGCGGGCGAAGACGAGCTGCGCGCGGATATCCGCTTCCTCATCAATCTCTGGAACGAGATCAAGGAGCGCTCGGATTCCGGCAAGGCTCCCGCGCTGATTTATCACGACCTCAACCTGGTCGAGCGCATTCTGCGCGATCAGGTCAGCGAAGAGTTCTCGACCATCTGGGTGGACTCTGAGACGGACTACGAGCGCATTGTCCGCTTCCTCAACCGCTTCCAGCCGTCGCTGGTGCGCCGCGTCAAGCTCTACACCAAAGAGATGCCGCTCTTTGAGCAGTTCGGCATTCAGGACGAGATCACCAAGGCCCTCAAGTCCAAGGTCTGGCTCAAGTCCGGCGGCTCGATCGTCATCAACCAGACCGAGGCGCTGGTGGCCATCGACATCAACACCGGCAAATATGTCGGCAAGACGGCTCGCCTGGAAGACACCATCGTCAAGACCAACCTCGATGCCATTCCTGAAATCGTGCGGCAGATTCGCCTGCGCGACCTGGGCGGCATCATCGTCATCGACTTCATCGACATGGACGAGCGCAAGAATCGCCACAAGGTGCTGCAGGCTCTCGAAGAAGAGCTCAAGCATGATCGCGCTCCGTCCAAGGTGCTGCAGTTCAATGACTTCGGCCTGGTCGCCATCACGCGCAAGCGCGTCAAGCAGTCGCTGGAGCGCACGCTGAGCATTCCCTGCAACATCTGCACCGGCACCGGCATGGTCAAGAGCCCGGCGACGGTGGCCAACGAAATCTATGTGGAGATGCGCAAGATGCAGCGCCATCTTGAGAACAAGGACGTTCTGCTGCGCGTGAACCCTGAGGTGGTGAAGACCCTCAAGGCAAGCGGCGGCCGCTGGCTCAACGAACTCGAGGAGATGACGGGCAAGACCATCATCGTCAAGAGCGATCCCACGCTCCACCCCGAGCAGTTTGACATCCACTAG
- a CDS encoding alpha/beta fold hydrolase, whose amino-acid sequence MPLATIDGIHLAFDSFGNERDEALLLISGAGAQRIRWSDPFCEALAGRGFRVIRFDNRDAGESTHLTHCATPTIADLRAAFMAGRQPEIPYSLIDMANDAVALLDVLSIERAHIVGRSMGGAIAQVVAYEHADRVLSLTSIMSSSGNPSLPQTPPDVMAMMASPAPDPTRDLEGFLKHGIAFARRIAGSGYVFDERAYRALLLEELNRGFDPGGTGRQIAALATNGDRRLQLRSIQVPTLVVHGKDDPLILPACGEDTAASIEGARLLLIDGMGHDIPPVFHDVLIEAITRTAHREPANYNQKRP is encoded by the coding sequence GTGCCGCTAGCAACGATCGATGGTATCCATTTGGCGTTCGATAGCTTCGGGAACGAACGAGACGAAGCTCTTTTACTGATCTCAGGCGCTGGCGCGCAAAGAATTCGCTGGTCGGACCCATTTTGCGAAGCTCTTGCGGGTCGAGGCTTCCGGGTCATCCGGTTTGACAACCGGGATGCTGGCGAATCAACCCACCTGACTCACTGCGCCACTCCTACGATCGCAGACCTGAGAGCGGCTTTTATGGCGGGCAGGCAACCGGAGATACCTTATTCGCTTATCGATATGGCTAATGATGCCGTGGCTCTTCTCGATGTCCTCTCGATTGAACGCGCGCATATTGTCGGGCGATCCATGGGCGGAGCAATCGCGCAGGTGGTGGCCTACGAACATGCGGACCGCGTTTTATCGCTGACGTCGATCATGTCCAGTTCCGGAAACCCTTCGCTTCCGCAGACCCCTCCGGACGTGATGGCTATGATGGCCAGTCCTGCTCCAGATCCCACCCGCGATCTGGAAGGGTTTCTGAAACATGGCATTGCGTTCGCGCGCCGCATTGCGGGCTCCGGGTATGTCTTTGACGAACGCGCGTACCGCGCTCTTTTGCTGGAGGAGCTCAATCGGGGATTTGATCCCGGAGGGACCGGGCGGCAGATTGCGGCGCTGGCCACGAATGGAGACCGCCGTCTGCAACTACGGTCCATTCAGGTGCCTACCCTTGTCGTACATGGGAAAGATGATCCTCTCATTCTTCCTGCCTGCGGAGAGGACACGGCAGCTTCCATCGAAGGAGCCAGGCTTCTGCTGATCGACGGCATGGGACACGACATACCACCGGTCTTTCACGACGTATTGATCGAAGCCATCACACGGACGGCCCATCGAGAGCCAGCGAACTATAACCAGAAGCGACCCTGA
- a CDS encoding outer membrane beta-barrel protein produces MLAICRTLPVSLRRVSAVAAALAVAGALSLPAFAASPATSSSSSDGYSSSAAYTRGLNIDNLVGNTLADAPAGQYGSNGGGQYGAQYPNYQSRWSKLAFEAGGGFTAPIGNDTHGYNTWGYNFRVGAGWNFSKRLGVLVEYTFDRTKIPGSTLSYLSNESGIYPLYGNINNWSFTIDPIIYQPFTKTTGAYITGGGGFYRKVTNFSTPVPFTGCDFYYGCYYGYAAQTVAHSSSNQGGLNIGAGLYWKAFGEDSNAKLYMEARYVWINSPNASRADPYGSGTEGLIPVTFGVRF; encoded by the coding sequence ATGTTGGCCATTTGCCGTACTTTGCCAGTCTCCCTGCGGCGCGTCAGCGCCGTCGCCGCTGCTCTTGCCGTCGCCGGAGCGCTCTCCCTGCCCGCATTCGCGGCCTCTCCCGCTACGTCCAGCAGCAGCTCTGACGGCTACTCGAGCTCCGCCGCTTACACGCGCGGCCTCAACATCGACAATCTGGTGGGCAACACCCTCGCCGATGCGCCTGCGGGCCAGTATGGCAGCAACGGCGGCGGCCAGTATGGGGCACAGTATCCCAACTACCAGAGCCGCTGGAGCAAGCTCGCCTTTGAAGCAGGCGGCGGCTTCACCGCCCCCATCGGCAACGACACCCACGGATACAACACCTGGGGATACAACTTCCGCGTCGGCGCCGGCTGGAACTTCTCCAAGCGCCTGGGCGTGCTGGTCGAGTACACCTTTGACCGCACCAAGATCCCCGGCTCCACGCTCAGCTATCTCTCCAACGAGAGCGGCATCTATCCGCTCTACGGCAACATCAACAACTGGTCATTCACCATCGACCCGATCATTTACCAGCCCTTCACCAAAACAACGGGCGCTTACATCACGGGCGGCGGCGGGTTCTACCGCAAGGTGACCAACTTCTCCACGCCGGTGCCGTTTACCGGATGCGACTTCTACTACGGCTGCTACTACGGCTACGCCGCGCAAACGGTCGCGCACTCGTCGAGCAACCAGGGCGGACTCAACATCGGCGCGGGCCTTTACTGGAAGGCCTTCGGCGAAGACTCCAACGCCAAACTCTACATGGAAGCCCGCTACGTCTGGATCAATTCACCGAACGCCAGCCGCGCGGATCCTTACGGCTCGGGCACCGAAGGCCTGATTCCTGTGACCTTCGGCGTCCGTTTCTAA
- a CDS encoding aryl-sulfate sulfotransferase, with protein sequence MHLHRRFPVALVLALSAIPFLFSGCGVTPGPGLASNNSAPPSGPPPVAVQMGSLSIAPQYSAIGPGQQLSLQATTTGTAGALQWSVNGIAGGNAQVGTVDASGHYTAPAFIQQSENVTVTAALASAPTQDYATAVVSIIQPGIVVKTGNPQVAQYSIYLPAPGKVSVEFGPSTGYGLSTWAQPTPTGNGGQVSLQVAGMLGNSGYHMRADVILDDGATFQDTDHSFTTGNPPQTSPVQAQIMSGQYPQPGIEMWNTILPQNDAQLFATDLAGHVLWTYTYSGASIDLVQGFQPLSNGHFLILVSYLSSLKSSLGFLQNNVINAVREIDLAGNTIREITMDQLNKELAAKGYNLTLKSFHHSAIELPNGHLVVLATYPKTFPNLPGYPGSTTVTGDVLVDLDQNMQPDWVWNSFDHLDVNRHPMNFPDWTHSNDLVYSPDDHDLLLSMRHQNWIIKIDFEDGQGSGNILWRLGYQGDFQLLQNGQPDNNPADWFYAQHGISFFGSSTSGIFNLGLMDNGNDRYFSSGQQVQCGQRKPGAAFNPQCYSTMPVLRINEQARTATLLDNYNPGPQDFSFFGGNAEQLGNGDYQVDFCAPSGGAIVQELTPQNQVVWQGNTPAAGKQPAADQFHVDRLGSLYPGITWTQTSF encoded by the coding sequence ATGCATCTGCATCGCAGGTTCCCTGTCGCACTGGTTCTGGCTCTGTCTGCCATCCCTTTTCTATTTTCCGGCTGCGGGGTTACACCTGGTCCGGGGCTGGCCAGCAACAATTCCGCGCCGCCATCCGGGCCGCCGCCTGTCGCGGTGCAGATGGGTTCCCTCAGCATTGCGCCGCAATACTCCGCCATCGGGCCGGGACAGCAGCTCAGCCTGCAGGCCACCACTACCGGCACTGCGGGCGCACTGCAATGGTCAGTGAACGGCATCGCCGGCGGCAACGCCCAGGTGGGCACCGTCGATGCCTCCGGCCACTACACCGCGCCGGCCTTTATCCAGCAAAGCGAAAACGTAACCGTCACGGCTGCACTCGCCAGCGCGCCCACGCAGGACTACGCCACTGCGGTCGTCTCCATCATTCAGCCCGGCATCGTGGTTAAAACCGGCAATCCCCAGGTCGCGCAATACTCCATCTACCTGCCGGCACCCGGCAAGGTCTCGGTCGAGTTCGGACCCTCCACCGGCTACGGGCTCAGCACCTGGGCCCAGCCCACGCCCACCGGCAACGGCGGCCAGGTCAGCCTGCAGGTCGCTGGAATGCTCGGCAACAGTGGCTATCACATGCGCGCCGATGTCATCCTCGACGACGGCGCAACTTTTCAGGATACCGACCACTCCTTCACCACCGGCAATCCGCCGCAAACCTCCCCCGTGCAGGCGCAGATCATGAGCGGCCAGTATCCGCAGCCCGGCATCGAGATGTGGAACACCATTCTGCCCCAGAACGACGCCCAGCTCTTCGCGACCGATCTGGCCGGGCACGTGCTCTGGACCTACACCTATTCGGGCGCGTCCATTGATCTGGTGCAGGGCTTTCAGCCGCTCTCGAACGGCCATTTCCTCATCCTGGTTTCCTATCTCTCCTCGCTCAAAAGCTCTCTGGGCTTCCTGCAGAACAACGTCATCAACGCCGTGCGCGAGATCGACCTCGCCGGCAACACCATCCGCGAAATCACCATGGATCAGCTCAACAAAGAGCTCGCCGCCAAGGGCTACAACCTCACCCTCAAGAGCTTCCACCACAGCGCCATCGAGCTGCCCAATGGGCATCTTGTGGTGCTGGCTACCTATCCGAAGACCTTCCCCAATCTGCCCGGCTATCCCGGCTCCACGACGGTGACCGGCGACGTGCTCGTCGATCTCGACCAGAACATGCAGCCCGACTGGGTATGGAACTCCTTTGACCACCTCGACGTGAATCGCCATCCCATGAACTTCCCGGACTGGACGCACTCCAACGATCTGGTCTACTCGCCCGACGATCACGATCTGCTGCTCTCCATGCGCCACCAGAACTGGATCATCAAGATCGACTTCGAGGACGGCCAGGGCAGCGGCAATATCCTCTGGCGGCTCGGCTACCAGGGCGATTTCCAGCTCCTGCAGAACGGCCAGCCCGACAATAACCCCGCCGACTGGTTCTATGCCCAGCACGGCATCAGCTTCTTCGGCTCCAGCACCTCGGGCATCTTCAATCTCGGCCTCATGGACAACGGCAACGACCGTTACTTTTCCTCAGGCCAGCAGGTGCAGTGCGGCCAGCGCAAGCCCGGGGCGGCGTTTAATCCGCAGTGCTACAGCACCATGCCGGTGCTGCGCATCAACGAGCAGGCCCGCACCGCCACCCTGCTCGACAACTACAACCCCGGCCCGCAGGACTTCAGCTTCTTCGGCGGCAACGCCGAGCAACTGGGCAATGGCGACTACCAGGTGGACTTCTGCGCTCCGAGCGGCGGTGCCATCGTACAGGAGCTGACGCCGCAGAACCAGGTCGTCTGGCAGGGGAATACTCCCGCGGCAGGGAAGCAGCCCGCCGCCGATCAATTTCACGTGGACCGGCTCGGCAGCCTCTATCCCGGCATCACCTGGACGCAGACTTCCTTCTAG
- a CDS encoding helix-turn-helix domain-containing protein — MATTLATVEAREVLRCDHCSLVQFRTQNALCRRCHQPLDHEEPEVLAPQLVVTPPAAPEEKPGIDVARAVRDIRLGRKLSQRQLATRMQVPRTYISKIENGKAVPTLSSLERLAEALEVNICALLQDARSRREQDALAIWADPFLTEMAPLVSGLDALQRSMVMNQIREMASGRRRLA, encoded by the coding sequence ATGGCAACTACCTTAGCAACCGTTGAGGCCCGCGAGGTACTACGCTGCGACCACTGCAGCCTGGTGCAGTTCCGCACGCAGAACGCACTCTGCAGACGTTGCCACCAACCCCTCGATCACGAAGAGCCCGAAGTTCTGGCTCCGCAGCTGGTGGTGACTCCGCCTGCGGCCCCGGAAGAGAAGCCGGGCATCGACGTGGCGCGAGCGGTGAGGGACATTCGCCTGGGGCGCAAGCTCAGCCAGCGCCAGCTCGCGACTCGCATGCAGGTGCCGCGCACCTACATCTCAAAAATCGAAAATGGCAAGGCCGTGCCGACGCTCTCATCGCTCGAGCGGCTGGCTGAAGCCCTGGAAGTGAACATCTGCGCCCTGCTGCAGGACGCCCGCAGCCGCCGCGAACAGGATGCGCTGGCCATCTGGGCCGATCCGTTTCTGACGGAGATGGCTCCGCTGGTGAGCGGGCTGGACGCGCTGCAGCGCTCGATGGTCATGAACCAGATACGCGAAATGGCGAGCGGCCGGCGCAGACTGGCCTAG
- a CDS encoding SRPBCC family protein — protein MTNKAGNETERMTITRIFDAPRELVWKAWTDPKYVMQWWGPKGFTAPVCKMDFRVGGKSLCCMQSPDGQEFWNGVEYHEIVPLEKIVSTMYFADSEGNKVGAEDYGIEHEAIDGACDVTLFEDLGDGRTKLTFIGNEPMESAKNSGQIEGWNQILDKVAAVVAELAQA, from the coding sequence ATGACCAACAAGGCAGGAAATGAGACAGAGCGGATGACGATCACCCGCATCTTTGACGCTCCACGCGAGCTGGTTTGGAAGGCGTGGACCGACCCGAAGTATGTGATGCAGTGGTGGGGGCCGAAGGGCTTTACCGCTCCGGTGTGCAAGATGGATTTTCGCGTGGGCGGCAAATCGCTGTGCTGCATGCAGTCGCCCGATGGGCAGGAGTTCTGGAACGGCGTGGAGTACCACGAGATTGTGCCGCTGGAGAAGATTGTCTCGACAATGTACTTTGCCGACTCCGAGGGCAACAAGGTCGGGGCGGAAGACTATGGCATCGAGCATGAGGCCATTGACGGCGCCTGTGATGTGACCCTGTTTGAAGACCTCGGCGACGGGCGGACGAAGCTCACCTTCATTGGCAACGAGCCGATGGAGAGCGCGAAGAACAGCGGACAGATCGAGGGCTGGAACCAGATTCTCGACAAGGTGGCCGCCGTGGTGGCGGAGCTGGCGCAGGCGTAG
- the rodA gene encoding rod shape-determining protein RodA: MRRFLRFRDFDWPLLGMVMLMCILSVLEIYSATLHTKFVGFDRMQVVWILAGLFGMFAMSVLDYHWLLDASAWLYGVAVVSLLAVLVVGQRVMGARRWIHLPGGIHFQPSEWVKLVLIVTMARYIAGLYGRDLSWSDVFKAIALIAVPMILVLKQPDMGTALTYSPILFAGLFLGGISWKKGLILIVAGVTLIAGVWMSGKILKPYQKARLTSFINPNADPRGTGYQILQSKIAVGDGGVFGRGATKGTQTQGDFLPIPYTDFIFAAFSEEHGFVGALFVLLLYFLILMRLIQNAQTASDLPGSLLIMGVVATLIFEIAVNIGMVVGLMPVTGIPLPLMSYGGSSVLFTFLALGMVMNVRMSRFVN; encoded by the coding sequence ATTCGCCGCTTCCTCCGCTTCCGTGACTTTGACTGGCCGCTGCTCGGCATGGTGATGCTGATGTGCATTCTCAGCGTCCTTGAAATTTACAGCGCCACGCTGCACACCAAGTTTGTCGGCTTTGACCGCATGCAGGTGGTCTGGATTCTCGCCGGCCTCTTCGGCATGTTTGCCATGTCGGTGCTCGATTATCACTGGCTGCTCGACGCCTCGGCCTGGCTCTATGGAGTGGCCGTCGTCTCGCTGCTGGCCGTGCTGGTCGTCGGCCAGCGCGTCATGGGCGCGCGCCGCTGGATTCACCTGCCCGGCGGCATTCATTTTCAGCCCTCCGAATGGGTCAAGCTCGTGCTCATCGTGACCATGGCCCGTTACATCGCCGGGCTGTATGGCCGCGATCTCTCCTGGAGCGACGTCTTCAAAGCCATCGCGCTCATCGCCGTCCCCATGATTCTGGTGCTCAAGCAGCCGGACATGGGCACCGCCCTCACCTACTCGCCCATCCTCTTTGCCGGTCTCTTTCTGGGCGGCATCAGTTGGAAGAAGGGCCTCATCCTCATCGTGGCGGGTGTCACGCTCATCGCCGGCGTCTGGATGAGCGGCAAGATCCTCAAGCCCTACCAGAAGGCGCGGCTCACCAGTTTCATCAACCCCAATGCCGACCCGCGCGGCACCGGCTACCAGATTCTGCAGTCGAAGATCGCCGTGGGCGACGGCGGCGTCTTTGGCCGCGGAGCCACCAAGGGAACCCAGACGCAGGGCGACTTTCTGCCCATTCCCTACACCGACTTCATCTTTGCCGCCTTCTCTGAGGAGCACGGCTTTGTGGGTGCGCTCTTCGTCCTGCTGCTATACTTCCTGATATTGATGCGTTTGATTCAAAACGCTCAAACAGCCTCCGACCTGCCCGGTTCGCTCCTTATCATGGGCGTAGTGGCCACTTTGATCTTTGAGATCGCGGTCAATATCGGAATGGTCGTGGGATTGATGCCGGTCACCGGGATCCCGCTTCCGTTAATGAGTTACGGTGGATCCTCGGTGCTGTTCACCTTCCTGGCTCTCGGCATGGTGATGAATGTGCGCATGAGCCGGTTTGTGAATTAG